TGAACGTTGTATGGATTTCCCTGGAGCTCCCCGCACGTCTGATGGTAGAGGTCCAGGCACTGGTGGTGGCATTGGAGGAAGCCAGACATTGTTTATCAGCGGGCACTGTGATGACACATacctggttgaatatcagcaaagtttcccttcacAGTCATTGCCCTCTGTCTTGATTgccagtggtgtggtggttcaTCTATACACTTTCATCTGTAGCCTATAGgttttagcttctaactatcttcaTTTTTTTAACTTGTTCTCGCTGCTGAGGGGGTTTGACGTCCTGAATATATCCTTCGAGCTCTGTGCTAGCTCTGCCAGCTTGGGCTTGACAAAGGGTCAACTGGGCCtaattttaaaaacaagaaatttaGATGGGCCATGGGACATTTTTTCATCACTGTACTCCTAAACTTGCCTTTGAAAGTAAACTGTATTTAACTTTGGAtccacagcagcagtggtgggcTAAATAGACAATTATGCAATTGTAGTAGATGATAAAAGATGTGTAACAACAGTATAGGTAGTAACGACGTATCTAGTCCATTATACGGCTAAATGGATCCACAGTATTAGCCACAGCTCACAGACTAAGGTTTTAGCATCAAAGCTTGgttcttttttcaaaatgtacaTGGAGGCCCGCCCACAGAAATGGCCAGGCCCCTGAGAAGTTCCTGTGAAAAGCCCTCCCCAAGTTTGCTTTACGCACGTCAAAGgatgcatgtaaactgagagaAACCCTCAGTTCTGGGGGCTACATAGACACTTTCATCCTCTGCCTCGCAGGTGGTGGTGGGCCAGGTGGTTTCCGTCACTTTCTAGGTACTTCATGGCAAGTAATGTTAGCTTCATTGTTAGCCTCCTGGCTATTGACAGCCTTTTCAGCCTGTCTGGGAGCAGCTTTTTTAGCTGATTGAAAAAAGTTGGCCATCATTACATTATGTTTTGGGTTTAATACCCCTTTCcagcttcctctttttcttccttttctggCATCCCAATTTATGTGCAAGTCCTGGCATAGCAAGAAAATTCACTCCAACATTATCTAATATTTTAGATCAGTACATTTCTTGGGTCAAGCGACTGGCAGACCACCTgtgctatgtttttttttttttttttttttacaaaactgtagcatacaaaaaaaaaaaatacagacatgcTATTTTTAGGAGAAGGTGTTTTCATTATGAAACCGGCTACATTTTAACCAgtgaaacaataaatacaatgtttgactttttgtttcaatGAGCACTGCTTATATTGCTTATGTTTAGGATGAACATGATTATTGCTGGGCCCCCTCCTAATGGCTGGGCGTCAGAGAGCACCCATTCCCCTTATGGGCAGCCTTGGGTTTcactttaagtaaaaaaaaaaaaaaaaatgcggcTTAGCATTCTGTTTAGTTTGTCACTGCTTCCTTGGATACAGCAGCTTTTAAGCCATTCAATGTGCATTTGTAATGAAAACCGAAACATTAAAGCCATCTGCTGTTCCTCTAAAAATCACACCATCATTGTTTTAAATGCCACACACCACTCTGGACATCACCTTTAAGCCAGGCACTTAGTGTTGTTTCTGCTTGGTGATGCTGGAGAAAAACCAAACAACAGAAACTTTTGTCTTACTAGTGAAACTGAGAAAACCCCTTTGATGAGCAGCAAGCTACTGTGAATGGGTACACCGCTCTGACATGTATTAACAGTTGCCCCATATTGTGGGAAAGTACTGTCACTGTTGCTGCCGTCAGCAGTGCATGAGAGTTTGGTACCGAGAGACACTTGTCACCACTTCCTGTGTACCTGCTCGCTGTGATTTATTTCATGCACTGATAGACAACTGTTCTGCATTTGCATCCTATATCTGAAATTATCAGCAGATTTCCCATGACGGTTTCTCTTCAGCTGCTACTAACAGAAAACAGATGCATGCAAATTTTACCTCACAACAATAAGCACACAACTGCTAAACAATCACATTTTCTCAGTCTTTATTTTGGTATAGGAATAAAGAGGTGGATAAGAATTTATCCACCTTTTTGTACTAGTATCACCTTTTATCTTCTCTGTTTTGACAACAGAACAAATAGGTTTTACAgaattttgttttcagtgctgTATGCCTTTCACATGTTTTCTCATTAGTGCTATTTTACCCTGCCCCTTTTGTCTGCACCTATAGGAAGAAAAGTACACCATGCATACAACTCCTGCACATGATGCAAAACCAACAAGGGTTTAAGTCAGGACAGACTGTGGCTTGAAGAGtttcactgaaaacaacagTGGGGTTGACAGTTGACTGATTGGTGACCACTTTGTTTCTTACTTTGCCACTATCTCAAACCATGGCAAAAACAATGAGAGACACTTGAAACAGTTGAAGAAGCAGATGAAGTAACTAAATTTGTGAATTTCAAAAGAAATTTTCACATTGTGTAAGTGCAAAGAGATAAAATAAGATCCTAATTTTGAGTTCTGgtgtaaacaaacagctggaGGAAGCATTTCACaatcatctctgtctctctgatttCCTGATATTTAATCAGTTCAAACACAGAGgaactttttttgtcttattttactGAATTGGTCAGTCTCCCTGATTGAGCAGGGCATTATACAGATCCACTGAAGATAGCATCATAATAGCCTTGCTTAAAAATGTATAGAGCCTTTCATTTATGTTTTGTGTATCTTGATTTGCCAGCATGCAACAAGTACAGTAACAGCAGTATGGTAAGGTCaaattcactgtgacatcataatgttctgcaaaaacacttctggtcACTAGTtaatgtcataactcaggaacagagggaaAGCCAATTGGGTAGATACTGAACTGATGACACAAAACCTGGGTTTGGTTTTTGATACTAAAAGTAAAGAATGTTTTCCTTGGTGTCAGGTAGTTGTAAGAAGTTGCTGGGTCGTGGTGACATTGGTTTGAGTTACTGCAGGTGACTGTGGACAGACCTCCTACACAACTTTGAACCGTCATGCAATTGTGAGCTGTACGCAGGCACTTTGTGAGTGTTGTGTCTTTGAGACCAAGCCCTCGTCCTTTTTTACCTAAATCAATGCAAAGATGAAGAAGTGTGTGCAGGAGTTAACTTTTCTGAGGGACCTAATTCCCTACACCACTAAATAAGCACGTGCTTATTTAGTGGTGTAGGGAATTAGGTCCAGTTAACAGTGGTAGATGACacaaagacaacacacacatccCGTGggatgtgtgttgtgttgtctttgtctcatctaccactgttagctctgtcatcactgttgttagcactgtttgtactgttagcactgtttgtgCCGTTAGTACTGTTAGCTGCGAGCCGCTGGCTCAACCAcatccatgttgagaactgtgtgcagacaatcgTGGCTCTGACTCTGAATCATATGTGTAGAATTTCACATGCAGCTCTTTTAAAATAGAGTGCCTATGATGAGTATCTGTGTGCTAGGCTGGCTCAGAGACCTCTCTCTCCGCAGACTCAGACTGTTTGGTTTGGGAACCAAGACCGTGTTAACATGACATCTCTATTTTTTcagttacttctttttttaaagaggcATGAGATTCACTTCCCCCATGGTGCACTCAAGATGAACTGAGGGATCTACTCTATATGAGTCATGCAGTAGAATGAAAAagatatgtttgatatttatttacatgcaaacgTGTGGGAAATGAAATCATGTTAAAATTCTAAATGCTGTGCTGGAAAGCATCATTAGATACGGTATGGTATCACCCTTACAGTCCAGTTAAAATCAAGAATTGACATGGTGAAAAGAGCAATGAATGTGATCAGAAAGAAAAGTACAGCCGTCCCTTCACACCATGGAGAGAACTGTTGTCAGACATGCAAACTGATGGACCCATCACACATCATGTATTCTGAATATGAACTATTACCTTCAGGCTGATGTTACAGAGCcagcaaatgtaaaaaagacAGCTGCTTTAAGCTTTCCTAAGTTTTCAGACTGTAAAAAGTGGAGGAGTCCAATACTGGCTTTTGAAGATATGCAGGGCACACGTCCCctgcatctcctcctctccgaaCTGACGATAgccgtggccggaggcattatgttttcaggttgtccatcctattcttgtgaacacaatatcacaAGAAGGCCTTGGGGAAATGTATTCAAATTCTGCACAAACATCtccttggactcaacaatgaatggattagagtttggtggttgaaggtcaaaggtcaaggttattgtgaccttgtctgtccaATTCTCACAAACAGAACACATTAAGGGAATgtcctcagatttggcacaaacatccacttggactcaagaatgaactgattagaatttggtggtttacggtcaaaggtcaaggcctccatggttttggccataactgaggaattcatacactaattatgacaaatcacacaaatgtctaataggataaaatgatgatgtgatgcCATCATATACAAAAGAATAGACCTTATTTATTAAGTGCTTTTACAAGAGAATGACTAGTCTTGTGGTACTACCACCTTAAAAGCGCTGAGCAGAGCATATTAAAATCCAAATCTGTGTATAAAAACTTCCTTACTTCCTGTCAATAAGCAAGTTGTAGAACATGTTCATGCAGACCATGTATTAAAAGGTGCTTGataatgacaaataaagagCCAATATGCCACTACTACAGTATGCATGCTAATATGCAACTAGTTAATGATGAATATGTATACCtcaatataaagtgttaccaaaataTTACACCTTGAGTTCATTTCTTCCTGTGTTGCTGAAGTGTTACCCCACTCCACACTGTCTGTGTTCACCTTTATCATGCTGACTGAGGTATCAGGGGCTTTCTGGAGGCTCAGTGACTATATCCTATATGTGGACAAAtgtttcccctctctctttcttcccctTTGTCTTTGCTTTCCTCCTCAGAGCCATATAGTGATTAACACATGAAGGAATACTCCAATATGAAAACAACTGTTCATAGTCTCCCACATCCTCTTAAATACCTCAGTGATTATATCAGCAATTGCATGAATTGCAGCCACATTTAGCCACTGAGATCACACATCCCCATGTCATGCAAGTATACaacttttcatggttttggaaaGGCATATATTTTAGTGATGTGTGCATTATTGTAGTCTAGCGCCCCCTTGTTAAACCAGTCAGAAACAGTGATGTTTAGTCAGTCTTAAAATCTATCATGATTAAATCATATATAATTTCCTTCCACTTCCACTTTCTTACTGTTTATCAGTGTCAAAACACCCTCaagcctatcccagcatgcaGTGGGCCAGAAGAGATAGTTATTCTCAGTCCTTCACGGGGCATATTTACTCCCCAATATTTTCATTAGGGCAGCATATATAGCACAGCTAAATATTAGACTACAGTCATCGGTCAGTAAgccattttcaattttcaatgaATTGACTTGATGTCCAACTGATTAAATATACCCTAAACCTAAagtgaaatattcaaataatatGATTACTACCTACAATGACCACACACTTATTTGTTAACAGCTTTTATTACCCCATACTTTGCACAATACAAACAAATGCACATCTAGTGTAATATAGGGTAGATGTATCATACTCTACAAGAGCATTGCTTCATGAACATCATgtatatattcatttttttaaaccttcCACTCCATCACCCACATCAATACGAAAAGTACACAGTTAAAGATTCCAGACAAAAATATTCTATGCCCTTTGTTTGGGGAAGTAGGGAAATCATTCTAGACCGTGATCCACGTCATTCAATATGCAAgagcagaaaaaataaatgcgAGAATGTTTTGGTATATTTTCGATGATCAGACTTTCACAGAATGTCAGATCATTGGAAATATTTTATGTGGAATGCTATTAAATCTTTAGGTAACAAATTAAAGCGGGGTTGACCTCAGACGGTCAGGAAACGTTATTTTGAAGCTGCTGGTTATTAAACAAAAGGTTTGCTGGGGTCTAGCTCAACAATGTTTGCATTTTAACTAAAAAAGGGGGGCTGctaaaataatatcaattaCCCAGTGCTAGAGAGCTAAACATCACCTATAACCATCTGATAGATAAGACTCCAATTCTTCAGGCAGACAGTGTGTATCTGTCCAAATCAGCAAACGGACAAGGCCTCTTCAAACAGGGACGTGACAGTAATTGCATAGAGCACTGAGGGAAGTCTGCTAGCTACTGTAAGTGAGCTCCAAAACTGAGACGTAGAAAAGAAGCACAGCTGAAGAAGGCTATCATTTATCACTACCTCATTAGTGTGATCAGATGTGTGTACTTGCGACCTCCccccacacccacccacacacacacacacacacacacacacacactctttactAAAGCCAATAACTACTGAAGATGCCAGATAAAGCATGAATAAACAATTCCTCGTGGAGGtgctttgtttctgtctctcttgtcTCACAGCAGTGGAACTGACGGTTTCTTGTCCAAACCACAGTCGTAAATTTTGGTCCTGTCTCACGCTCTGGACACCTGTTTAACAAGCTGTCTTTGGTACAACTCATTCATTGGGCTCATATCTGGAATAGACACACAATGAAAGTGTTACAACCTGAAATTAGACAAATATCTTTGTAAGAAAGACAGTTttacaagttaaaaaaagacaaaacagaatAACTTAAAGGGGCATACTGGTATGTTTACTTGTTTTACATTACTGCCAAATATTTTCCATAACATACCATAGTTTTTTAGATTttcccatagactgtataaaagaagcgGCCGAAGATACCGTGACATCATCCATTATTGTGAAATACCATTTGGAAGCCTtgatttggcattttggctgttgccatcttgttttctagagccagaagtgaccatatttggatccAGGATAGAGCTGTaaaggagtgaggggtggatctgccGGGAGTGGCCTCCAAAGGTCTATTGCTGCTATCCATTGCAAGTTGGAAATCAATAATTGACTAGGTATTCCCGACTTCTGATCTTAATGCGCCAAATGTATGTGCTCGGGAAAACATAGATGCCTGCAGAAAACTGATGGTTGTATGTCAAGTCTCTGAGCTTCAAAAGCATCCACAGAGGAGATGCATCAGTTACCAAAGCACCATTGGCAAAGAGAAATTGTGCATAAACTAATTTACTGTCTTGTGTgttttgctaaaaaacaaaaacactccaTAAAACACTacataaagtgaataaattatGAAAATATCATTATGCTCAGTTCACTGTGTGCCGAAATGTTGCTGTGACATGTGTTTATGTTGGCAAACTCAGGCTAGGTAGATCTTGCCGGAGTGTCTGACTTTAATGTCCAATGTGAATGACAATTCTGATGCACTTTGCCATGTGGGAGgctatttttttccaaattgCAAGTACAATGGATTGCAACATTTCCAGCACTGGTGGTGGTGAAGTGGGTGTGGATGAGTGAGCTCTTTGTGGAAAATTTTGCCCCCCTGTCCATAATTCCTAATAGCTGGTCTGGTAGTAGCCACTTGTCTATCACAAGGTAGCCACGCCTGAACGCATACCCCCTTTTAGCAtctattttactttaaatgtgACCATAATTTCAAAAATAATCATACTGTATTGAAGATGACGTGAAACTAGTGATTGAGACCAAAAAACTCTTCAGGAAGATGTatactgaggtaataaatcaagtgagaattGGGGTTATTTTCTCATGGACTTCTTTACACTTCACTactttttgcaaccagtggagtcgccccctgctggccattagaaagaatacAGGTCATTGGTTTCACTTTACAGATCCGGAAGTTACGTctacttcttttatacagtctgtggatTTTACGATTGCATTTTCAGGCAGCCTCTTTATGAATGGCACATTCCTGATGATGACTGAATTGTTTTACACTTAATAATGAAAGCTCACCTCTGCAATCGTTTCCTAATTTCTTTGATCTGCTCATTTTTCTTGGTCAggatctccttcatgttgcgGTAGGCTGCAGTTTGCTGGAACTTCTTGTCCAACTCCTGCACACCAAACATACGTAAAAATTTTGTTCAACATTTGATACGTGCTAACTTAACTTAGAGGGAAACGCCACagggacacaccttctctgccAAGGAGAGCTGCTCCTGCACTCGCAGAAGTTCATGTTTGGCAGAGATCAGGTTCTCCTGCAGATCCTTCTGGGAGGCAGTGTTGGCACTAAGAGACCTCTCATAGTCCTCCCTCAGAGCTGCCACAGTGTCCTCAAGACTGCTGATCTCCTTGGATTGCGCAGCAAACTTGAAGGGAAAGGAAACAACATACAAGTTCATATGGAGGGAACGACAACCAGTGCTAATACTACAGAATCAAAACCCTACTCCTACACACTGTGACGGACAGAAGCAACACTTTGTTCAGCGGGATACATACCATGTGAGGTCCAAGTTAGCAGATTAAACCATATGATAGCAAACGTTCAgatgaaacaaaataataaaaaagcaatAACAAGTGTTAAAATGGAAAGCAAactcaaaatgtcacaaaagaAGATGATGCAAGATTTGCACGCCAAACTGCAGCAGTACCTGCTGTTCACCTTGCACCTTCTGAAGGTCTTTCAGAGCTCTCTCTGCCTTGGTTCTCTCGTCCAGGGCACTCATTGCCTTGGAAAAAATAATCAGAGCAGTTTAATTAATTATGTAAACTAGAGGATGAATTATAAGAAAGGATGCTGTGTGCCTTAATGTTATACCTGGGCTTCTAAAGTCCGCAGCCTGGCTTTCAGTTTATCATTCTCCTCCTGTAGTCTTGCTATCTCCTAGATAAATATTAAAGATAGATGTGAAGGTGTGTATAAATGTGATAATGAGGGCACAACATTCAACAATTAATCTGCATTCATGCAACATATTCGTTTACCTTGTTAAGAAGTTCAGACACTCCACCTTCATTCAGTGGTGCTAACTTGGGTTTGCTTGTTTCCTGGTTTATCTGGAAATAAAGTAAGCACTTAAGACGGAACAGTTCTTATGTCTCAGTCGTAAACACGTTGGCTAGACCTCCGTGTTACTATGTGAGAGTAAATATCTTTATATCCATTTTGCTTTCCTTAGCAATGTGATGATGGCACGAGAAAGGTGCGAATAGCCAACCCAAGGAAAGAGCAGACTACTGCATCACaaagttaatttgtttttcttaaacGGTAAAATATGAAACCACACGTCGACCTCAGTGGAGCGTGACTTCTGAACCACAAGGCTACGTGTGAAGGGCGGGTGGtctgacattaaaaacaactttaGATATTCACATTAACACTGTATTGCTGTCTAGCTACTGAATTCTATGTGGGTTTGGTATTCTTTGAACAAATGATTAATGACAACTGCACTGATGGTGCTGTTTGGGGCTCTATATGTGACAAAGCTGCACATTACACTCACCTTATCAGTGGTTTTAAAGTCTGTCTTCTCAAATTCAGCCACTTGCTCTAACAGCTCCCTATATGGGTAGAAGAGAGAAGTAATGGGCAGTGGAATAATGATGAAAATTAAAGAGAAAAGGtacaaaaaaagcttttatatactgtatacatttttagacaaaatgaaacatttgtcagtatCAATGTCAGTATCTTGTGAGCAACACTGAACAGAGTGACACTGATCTAATGATATGCACTATCTCACCTAACTCTCAGTCTGCCACCACAATGTTTTTGACATCGCAATATTCTACTTGGCGGTTATGTATCCTTGGCAAGGAAAAATAAACACCCTTTTTCTTGATAGCAGTTTAGTACTTGCTAAAGCATATGATATAAGATATATGCTTGTGGTGAGCAGAACAGCACTCTGAAAAGCTTAAATGTGGTTTCTAAAAAGCAGCAGAACACACGTAGACTGTGACACAGGGTGTGTTCCTTGCTTTAGACACTGTATCAGTCACGTACTTTAGGGCTGAAacctgaggggaaaaaaaaagcataactCTGAGGCTTATTTATCCACCCATCACCATGTACATTACAAACAAAAGAGCTTTCTCAAAACACGCTCAGTGTTTTAACAAGGTGAAAGGTCGCAGAGGTCAGGAGGTACATTGAATTCACTGGAATATCACAGTAGTACATTCAAATCTATGCACAGGGACTGTGGCGCTTTACAGTGCTGATGGGTTTGTAACATGCTGAGAGCAGACTGCCGCTAAAGTGTTAATTTTATGACCTTTTGCTGTGATGCCAAAGACCAGATCAGACAATATGAAGGTAGTGAACATGGAGAGGTCTGGCTTCCTCAATCTCTACCAAAAAGAGGAACAGATTGACCTGTGTCTTGGGCTTTGGTTTGACcctcaaataaacaaaactgtgaACAATAGCCATTGATATCCTTCAATGTCAAAACAGATTCTGCTAAAGTGGGAGTTATTATTAATCTATATAACAACCACTATGCTCTGACACCTGACTATATTTGTGCCAACAAAGCCTTAATACATCCTTGTCAAAATGTCAGGAGTGCAAAGTACATTCTGACAGCAGTTTAAATATGATTTATCTTTATTGCTGGTATGTACCTGCCCGCACTGTTGGGTTCAGGCTTGTAATATGAAGAGGCACTCTGGGCTTTCCTGCTTGGAAACAACAGCAAGAATGGCCTTTTAGGTAATCTACGGAGCCCCTAAAGTCGCCACAGGTGATATTTTAGATAAGATAATAATTTAGGCgcacaagattaaaaaaaataaaaataaatcaccttTCGGGACTGTAAGTGCTTCGTATGATTCTGTTTTACTGTACagaattttcattttatcacACAAGGCCACAAACTCTGTGTGACATCCCCACCTCAAAAGTATGCACTCATAAAACATGAGCTACCAGTAATCATTGAGAGTAATGTAATATTAACTTTATTAAATGAAAAAGTAGTACATTTTTCactgtacatgtgtgacaaACCCTGAAACTGAAATAGCAACTTTAATTTTGCCAAAGACATTCTGCCATTTACCTCAGTGGTAACTAAAATAAAGAAAGTTTTACTTTTAGTTGGAAAAGTTTTGTGATAAACGCAGCTGAGACTTCTGTAATTTGAATTTTTGAGAGGCTAAAAGAAAATTTAATGGAATGCGTCTTTCATTAGGAAGGATTTCCTTTCGAAGGTAGAAAAACTTAAAGAAGACCTGTAGTTAGGTTTGAAAATTATCCTGAAAAACAGGCGATAACCCAGTGCTTTTACGtcctttaaatttttttttaatactttgagATTAATCACCACTCACCGCTCTATCATACTGGGCTGGCGGCCAAAGCctcaaaatgtgatttttttttttgtaactttgATGAACTGACATTAAAATGTACTGAGAAAATGGCACAAGTTGTGGTTTTTTTAGCCTAACTGAACATCTGCTAAAAGGAAACCAATATAGTGGAAAAAAAGGTTGTATATACATTGAGCATGTGAGCATGTGGCTTGACAATAACCTTTTTGCCTGCCACACACTGTAATATGCACGCTATCTCAACCTAAACAGCTTTGAGGAGGAAGTGGTACAAAGTGGAGGAGTTTTTCTCATGAACATGAAGGTGTATTGCATGTTTAGAGACAGAGCTCACTTCTTAGTTTAGTGTGGCACTCTGTTTGACCTCAAACTGCCACATCATTTTGAATTAGTTTAATGTGAAAACGCATTTACTGCTTATTTAATGTGGAAGGGTCAGAGATCTGGTGCAATATGTcatgcacacatgtacacagtataaaaaaaactatatttcAGGACATAAGAGCGAAGTGTGTTATATTCCATAATATCTGAATAAGAACCTTATGTAGTCATGTGGGTGCAAACCTGATTAGGTCACATTTCATCAAACGTTTGCTGTTAGTCTGTTAACTCAACAGTTAACAGGAAGCTGAATCTGCCTCCTTTCTCACCTGTTCTCCAGCTCTGAGATATCACTCTGCAGACGCAGGTAAAACTTCTCTGCCTGTGAGAAGAGCTGCCTGAGCAGCAGCACATTAGTGTGGGCTGTATTGATGAGCTCCATCTCCACCTCCCC
This is a stretch of genomic DNA from Epinephelus fuscoguttatus linkage group LG21, E.fuscoguttatus.final_Chr_v1. It encodes these proteins:
- the lztfl1 gene encoding leucine zipper transcription factor-like protein 1; its protein translation is MAEFGFNEHHQNEVINYMRFARSKRVLRLKTIDSCFEELKDSRLVEETFTVDEVKEMLDGLQAVVRGEVEMELINTAHTNVLLLRQLFSQAEKFYLRLQSDISELENRELLEQVAEFEKTDFKTTDKINQETSKPKLAPLNEGGVSELLNKEIARLQEENDKLKARLRTLEAQAMSALDERTKAERALKDLQKVQGEQQFAAQSKEISSLEDTVAALREDYERSLSANTASQKDLQENLISAKHELLRVQEQLSLAEKELDKKFQQTAAYRNMKEILTKKNEQIKEIRKRLQRYEPNE